One Festucalex cinctus isolate MCC-2025b chromosome 1, RoL_Fcin_1.0, whole genome shotgun sequence genomic region harbors:
- the LOC144006198 gene encoding uncharacterized protein LOC144006198, with protein sequence MFDVAEKYLRPDQEDMKPPNVKKEEEHPYIEEEEKPVRVKEEEVEDDVTKSPLTFVPLKSEDEDEDGEAELPSSSSTRQHMTTEDVGEKYLRPDEQELKSPHVKEEEEEHPYFKEEKNPLCVKKEEVEDDVTKSPMTFAPLKSEDEVKGECEEGRGAEPPNSISTPQNMTPESDAYHWGSSRAKSDDTRSLSSYDDDDYDDDDLDGNGEHPDGERSCHTDNKSWECSHCGKTMSSKGSLNIHLRRHTGENTFVCTHCGKRFSQRSDLKTRTRTHTGEKPFACTYCGKRFSQQSILTRHTRTRTGEKPFACTNCAKRFTQKSHLTAHARRHTGEKPFSCSCGKKFPLQRIFKKTHKKPHGRETVFLLRLWKKFLLHVKFTKTHKNT encoded by the exons ATGTTTG acgtcgctgagaaatatcttcgtcctgaccaagaggacatgaagcctccgaatgttaaaaaggaggaagaacatccttacatcgaagaggaagaaaagcccgttcgtgtcaaagaggaggaggttgaggacgaCGTCACCAAGTCGCCACTGACCTTcgtccctttaaagagtgaagatgaagacgaGGATGGGGAGGCGGAgcttccaagcagcagctcaactcGTCAACACATGACGACAGAAG acgtcggtgaaaaatatcttcgtcctgacgaaCAGGAACTGAAGTCTCCTCatgtgaaagaggaggaggaggagcatccttattttaaagaagaaaaaaatcccctttgcgtcaaaaaggaggaggttgaggatgacgtcaccaagtcaccaatgaccttcgcccctttaaagagtgaagatgaagtcaagggtgagtgtgaggagggcagaggggcggagcctccaaacagcatctcaactcctcaaaacatgactccagaaagtgatgcataCCATTGGGGATCATCAcgagcaaaaagtgatgacacaaggtccctttcttcttatgatgatgatgattatgacgATGATGATCTGGATGGTAATGGTGAACACCCTGATGGTGAgaggtcgtgtcacactgacaacaaatcctgggaatgttctcactgtgggaaaacaatgagttcaaaaggaagtttgaacattcacttgagaagacacactggagaaaacacTTTTGTTTGTACACACTGTGGCAAAAGGTTTTCTCAGCggtcagatttaaaaacacgcacaagaacgcacactggggaaaaacccttTGCTTGTACATACTGTGGAAAAAGGTTTTCTCAGCAGTCAattttaacaagacatacaagaacgcgcactggggaaaaaccttttgcttgtACAAACTGTGCCAAAAGGTTCAcgcagaagtcacatttaacagcacatgcaagaagacacactggcgagaaacctttttcttgctcatgtGGAAAAAAGTTTCCTTTACAAAGGATATTTAAAAAGACACATAAGAAGCCACACGGAAGAGAAACcgtattcctgctcagattgtggaagaagtttctcttacatgtcaaatttacgaaaacacacaagaacacatga